The Panicum virgatum strain AP13 chromosome 5K, P.virgatum_v5, whole genome shotgun sequence genome has a window encoding:
- the LOC120707405 gene encoding acyl transferase 5-like, producing MAGAAPTVTKSPPSLVPPAGPTPGGSLPLSSIDKTAAVRVSVDFIQVFPAPGGGDQASAIATMREGFAKALVPYYPVAGRIAEPVPGEPEIECTGEGVWFVEAEASCSLEEARNLERPLCIPKEELLPRPPAGVRVEDTVLLAQVTKFTCGGFSVGICFSHLVFDGQGAAQFLKAVGEMARGIPEPSIKPIWARDAIPNPPKPPLGPPPSFTAFNFEKSVVEISLDSIKRVKDQVASETNQKCSTFDVVTAIIFKCRALAVDFAPDAEVRLGFAASTRHLLSNVLPSVEGYYGNCVYPGGLTKTSQEVKEASLVEIVTAIREAKEALSSRFLDWLSGGAKENHYNVSLDYGTLVVTDWSHVGFNEVDYGFGEPSYVFTLNDDVNIVPSVVYLKPPKPKQGIRLVLQCVEGQHSAVFSEELQKHA from the exons ATGGCCGGCGCCGCTCCCACCGTCACCAAGTCCCCGCCGTCCCTGGTGCCGCCGGCGGGGCCCACCCCGGGCGGCTCCCTCCCGCTCTCCTCCATCGACAagaccgccgccgtccgcgtctCCGTCGACTTCATCCAGGTCTTCCCGGCGCCTGGGGGCGGGGACCAGGCCTCCGCGATCGCGACCATGCGCGAGGGCTTCGCCAAGGCGCTCGTGCCGTACTACCCCGTCGCCGGCCGCATCGCGGAGCCCGTCCCGGGGGAGCCCGAGATCGAGTGCACCGGGGAAGGGGTGTGGTTCGTGGAGGCCGAGGCCAGCTGCTCCCTCGAGGAGGCGCGCAACCTCGAGCGCCCGCTGTGCATCCCCAAGGAGGAGCTGCTCCCGCGCCCGCCGGCCGGGGTGCGCGTCGAGGACACCGTGCTGCTCGCGCAG GTTACAAAGTTCACATGCGGTGGATTCTCTGTGGGCATTTGCTTCAGTCACTTAGTATTTGATGGGCAGGGCGCTGCCCAATTTCTGAAAGCAGTTGGTGAGATGGCTAGGGGCATCCCTGAGCCATCGATCAAGCCTATCTGGGCACGGGACGCCATCCCCAACCCACCTAAGCCACCCCTTGGCCCGCCACCCTCATTCACCGCATTCAACTTTGAGAAATCAGTGGTTGAGATCTCTCTGGACAGCATCAAACGTGTTAAAGACCAGGTTGCAAGTGAAACCAACCAGAAGTGCTCCACCTTTGATGTGGTCACTGCCATAATCTTCAAATGCCGCGCCTTGGCAGTCGACTTTGCACCTGATGCCGAAGTTCGCCTAGGCTTTGCTGCCAGCACACGCCACCTGCTGAGCAATGTGCTGCCTTCAGTCGAAGGCTACTATGGCAACTGTGTGTACCCTGGTGGTCTCACCAAGACCAGCCAGGAGGTGAAGGAAGCTTCACTCGTGGAGATCGTGACTGCAATCAGGGAAGCCAAGGAAGCTCTATCGTCGAGGTTCCTCGACTGGTTGAGCGGCGGTGCCAAGGAGAACCACTACAACGTGTCACTAGACTATGGCACGCTTGTCGTCACTGACTGGAGCCACGTCGGGTTCAATGAGGTGGACTATGGGTTTGGCGAGCCGAGTTACGTGTTCACCCTGAACGACGACGTGAACATCGTCCCCTCCGTTGTGTACCTGAAGCCGCCCAAGCCGAAGCAGGGCATCAGGCTGGTCCTGCAGTGCGTGGAGGGGCAGCACTCCGCTGTGTTcagcgaggagttgcagaagcaTGCATAG
- the LOC120707407 gene encoding uncharacterized protein LOC120707407, whose translation MQNLLRRTGSIRGLCCRVNSAPPRRWPTGFVRRDAPRMNLLYRPCSNRLIPLAYTTTKCMDTEKTETKCRDMEKAETKCMDMEKIETKFMDTEKIETKCMDIKRMKKITKEVENMWCVDPTYPKSSHRDGAIYRNWLVKKEWEGEVDFTNRNETLLEPMMFSEPTENCSYYLGECKLHYPTDMLQVMSLTLVHAPVSNGSMQLYGYVAVRDGRDWMLNYIFNHSRDDPIVVQQGSSIEMTGPKRGTEMYPPILIEYDLRIKNGGLEEDDMDLIDGAMPCYLRTPSKPVKHRIYGNCGTVDMSLAFIEYAVEATIEVVISDAQRGLSLSLGSLVNIDSSYEEIQLFQGTVDQLSLRRFVVAVPKNTEMILKLKVDNNCAEHCISFKAKQHGCDRQSMKLELCPIAVKVTWSAICDG comes from the exons ATGCAAAATCTCTTACGACGAACAGGATCGATTCGTGGACTCTGCTGCAGAGTCAACTCCGCGCCGCCTCGCAGGTGGCCTACCGGGTTTGTGCGACGAGATGCTCCACGAATGAATCTTCTTTACAG ACCCTGCAGCAACAGGCTCATCCCCTTGGCCTACACGACTACCAAATGCATGGATACAGAAAAGACGGAGACCAAATGTAGGGATATGGAAAAAGCTGAGACCAAATGCATGGATATGGAAAAGATCGAGACCAAATTCATGGATACAGAAAAGATTGAGACCAAATGCATGGATATaaaaagaatgaagaagataacTAAGGAGGTTGAGAATATGTGGTGCGTGGATCCAACCTATCCAAAAAGCAGCCACCGTGATGGTGCCATATACAGAAATTGGCTTGTTAAGAAAGAATGGGAAGGAGAGGTTGATTTTACTAACCGTAATGAAA CTCTGTTGGAGCCAATGATGTTCTCAGAGCCAACAGAAAATTGTTCTTATTACCTTGGAGAATGCAAGCTCCATTATCCTACAGACATGTTGCAAGTTATGTCGCTGACGCTGGTCCACGCTCCTGTAAGCAACGGCTCAATGCAGTTATATGGATATGTTGCAGTACGGGATGGAAGGGATTGGATGCTTAACTATATTTTCAACCATAGCAGGGATGATCCCATTGTCGTGCAGCAG GGTTCTAGCATTGAAATGACGGGCCCGAAGAGAGGTACCGAAATGTATCCACCTATTCTAATAGAATATGATCTAAGGATCAAGAATGGAGGGTTGGAGGAAGATGACATGGATCTGATTGATGGAGCTATGCCCTGTTACCTTCGAACACCTAGTAAGCCAGTCAAACATCGTATTTATGGCAATTGTGGTACGGTGGACATGTCTTTAGCATTTATCGAGTATGCCGTGGAGGCCACAATAGAAGTTGTCATATCAGACGCACAGAGAGGTTTGAGTTTGTCTCTGGGTTCCCTTGTTAATATTGATTCATCGTATGAAGAAATACAGCTTTTTCAAGGCACTGTTGACCAGTTATCTCTACGGCGTTTTGTTGTTGCTGTACCCAAGAATACAGAGATGATTTTGAAGTTGAAGGTGGATAACAATTGTGCTGAACATTGTATTTCCTTCAAAGCAAAGCAACATGGGTGTGATAGACAATCGATGAAGCTTGAGCTCTGTCCTATTGCAGTGAAGGTGACATGGTCAGCTATTTGTGATGGTTAA
- the LOC120707403 gene encoding acyl transferase 5-like: MSAAAAAPTVEKSAPELVPPAGPTPGGTLPLSSIDKTAAVRVSVDFVQVFPRAAGDVGDQDAAVAAMRDGFARALVPYYPVAGRIADVSPGEPVVDCTGQGVWFVEAAANCALADVNYLERPLLIPKEELLPRPPPEEKLEDLIIMAQVTKFTCGGFAVGICFSHLVFDGQGAAQFLKAAGEMARGLPAPSVAPAWDRDAIPDPPKLPRGPPPSFTAFSFVTQVVDISPESIARIKGEFGAATGQACSTFDAVTAVVFKCRALAAGLPDDAEVRLGFAASTRHLLQGVLPSVDGYYGNCVYPVGITRTSRAIREAPLPEVVGVMRGAKEALAARFTDWMRGGAKEDHYNVPLDYGTVTVSDWSRVGFNEVDYGFGEPGYVFTANDHVNIVASVIYLKPPAPKRGIRLMLRCVEEPHAAAFADELAKFA, from the exons atgtctgccgccgccgccgcccccaccgtcGAGAAATCGGCCCCGGAGCTCGTCCCGCCGGCGGGGCCGACGCCGGGCGGCACCCTCCCGCTGTCCTCCATCGACAAGACCGCGGCGGTGCGCGTCTCGGTCGACTTCGTCCAGGTGTTCCCCCGGGCCGCAGGAGACGTCGGGGACCaggacgccgccgtggccgcgatGCGCGACGGCTTCGCGCGGGCGCTGGTGCCGTACTACCCGGTGGCCGGCCGCATCGCGGACGTGAGCCCCGGGGAGCCCGTCGTGGACTGCACCGGCCAGGGCGTCTGGTTCGTGGAGGCCGCCGCGAACTGCGCACTCGCCGACGTGAACTACCTCGAGCGCCCGCTGCTCATCCCCAAGGAGGAGCTGCTCCCGCGCCCGCCCCCGGAGGAGAAGCTCGAGGATCTCATCATCATGGCTCAG GTGACCAAGTTCACCTGCGGCGGGTTCGCGGTCGGGATCTGCTTCAGCCACCTGGTGTTCGACGGGCAGGGCGCGGCGCAGTTCCTCAAGGCGGCGGGCGAGATGGCGCGGGGGCTGCCGGCGCCGTCGGTGGCGCCGGCCTGGGACCGCGACGCGATCCCGGACCCGCCCAAGCTGCCGCGCGGCCCGCCGCCGTCGTTCACGGCGTTCAGCTTCGTGACCCAGGTGGTCGACATCTCGCCGGAGAGCATCGCGCGCATCAAGGGCGAGTTCGGCGCGGCGACGGGGCAGGCCTGCTCCACCTTCGACGCCGTCACGGCCGTGGTGTTCAAGTGCCGCGCGCTGGCGGCGGGGCTCCCCGACGACGCCGAGGTCcggctcggcttcgccgccAGCACGCGGCACCTCCTCCAGGGCGTGCTGCCGTCGGTGGACGGCTACTACGGCAACTGCGTGTACCCCGTGGGCATCACCCGGACCAGCAGGGCCATCCGCgaggcgccgctgccggaggTGGTCGGCGTGATGCGGGGCGCCAAGGAGGCGCTCGCCGCGCGGTTCACGGACTGGATGCGGGGCGGCGCCAAGGAGGACCACTACAACGTGCCGCTGGACTACGGCACGGTGACGGTGTCCGACTGGAGCCGCGTCGGGTTCAACGAGGTGGACTACGGCTTCGGCGAGCCGGGGTACGTGTTCACGGCCAACGACCACGTCAACATCGTCGCGTCGGTGATCTACCTCAAGCCGCCGGCGCCCAAGCGCGGCATCCGGCTCATGCTCCGCTGCGTTGAggagccgcacgccgccgcgttCGCGGACGAGCTCGCCAAGTTCGCGTAG
- the LOC120707406 gene encoding multiple organellar RNA editing factor 8, chloroplastic/mitochondrial-like, translated as MASASRALFFSRALRAGAASRSVPTLLRPLPAAASLLSAAAAAAAAAPGAGVRCFATQPATSSLRDSPPNWRPPKEQVLLPGCDFEHWLVYTEPPPGDASNPDAPRDVIIDSYIKTLAQVVGSDEEARQKIYSVSTRHYFAFGALVSEEFYWKLKELPMVLHVAPDLYLDVKNKEYGGEPFINGEAVPYDPKYHEEYLRLTHSLIARPDHGGGNPGYPGGDQGCQGQGGDSTKSITV; from the exons ATGGCGTCGGCATCGCGCGCGCTCTTCTTCTCCCGTGCACTCCGGGCCGGCGCCGCATCCCGCAGCGTCCCCACCCTCCTGCGTCCGCTCCCTGCGGCCGCGAGCCTcctctcggcggcggcggcggccgccgccgccgctcccggcgCGGGGGTGCGGTGCTTTGCGACCCAGCCGGCAACATCCTCGCTGAGGGACTCGCCCCCGAACTGGCGCCCGCCCAAGGAGCAGGTCCTCCTCCCCGGGTGCGACTTTGAGCACTGGCTCGTCTACACGGAGCCGCCGCCTGGTGACGCTTCCAACCCCGACGCCCCGCGCGACGTGATCATCGATAGCTATATTAAGACCCTCGCCCAAGTCGTCGGGAG TGATGAAGAAGCTAGGCAAAAGATATATTCAGTGTCGACTCGTCATTACTTCGCCTTTGGGGCCCTTGTATCTGAGGAATTTTATTGGAAACTGAAAG AGTTGCCCATGGTCCTCCATGTTGCTCCTGATTTATACTTGGATGTGAAAAATAAGGAATATGGAG GAGAACCCTTCATAAATGGTGAAGCTGTTCCTTATGATCCTAAATACCATGAGGAGTATCTGAGACTGACACACAGCCTCATCGCACGTCCAGACCATGGCGGTGGCAATCCTGGCTACCCTGGCGGCGACCAAGGATGCCAAGGCCAAGGAGGTGACTCTACCAAGAGTATAACTGTATAA